TTCATTACtcattacaaagaaaaaaaaatttatagcaCCAATTCTTATAAGCAAATGcttataatgataatatcacGGTAGATAGTGAGTGGTTTTTGACTTTTTGTGGCAACTGTGTAGCCATGTTAGGACAGCAACTTCATAACAACAAACACCTTGAAATGTCGAATCCATACTGCTGTATCTAAATCATAATAGGCATTATAAAGACACTTCAATTGTATATAGAAAATGTTTTCTaacatattttctatatatttttatattgctCGATATATAATAGAAAGACACCTCTAAGCCAGAGTTTATGAAGGGAATTGACCCAAATATGGTATAAAATAAAAGCCTAAAATAAAAACCTGTTTACTTGGTGAGGAAGTGCAGTAGGTTCCCACACTTGGGCTTGTGCTCTTGGTAAAGTTTTTGCAATGTTTGAGCCAATGATGTCGGGCTTCCTCTCATTCAAACCCCAACCCGATACCTTCATAGACCAGACAAGCCCCAATGATGTTGTGCTCTTGGTTGTGGGTGCGTCTCAATTGTTGGCTGATTCCATAGTGCTTTTCCCTCTCATATAAGTTCCAAAACCAacacctttttttctttattgctttattgatctgtttttttcttttttatttttttgaagaaaaaataatttgtggaATTATGCAGTTTATCTCCTCTCGGCATGGGAAAAGGGGAAGAACACTCATCTTTGCAAACACCATCTAGTTCAAATTCTCCAACCGcggtatattatatttttaaaaaatttcctttatttctgtgttaagttgatatttatttgcaaaatacataaataacttGTGTAATAACATGTTAGGATATACCATCAAGTAACCGGTACTTTGTAGATTACACCAGTGCTGGTTACTACGGACCACTTCCTGGCTGGCCAATGCATTTTCCGTCATATCCAGATGGCGGCCAATATCCAACAAACATTCAAGTGGTGATACAATTGTgttcttctatttttgtttgtagaagttggcatattttttagtttaatttcattgattttttttttttctagaatgCTGATTACCCGACTCCTCATCTCATGACTACAAGCTCCACTATGAGTGGAGGAGTTGATACAGAGGAAGCACCTCTGTGTAGAGAGACTGATATTCCATGTACCTCTGGAATAGTTGAAGAAAGCAAAGAAGATAGAGGAAATTTACAAGAAACTGAGGAATGAATTGTTGGGACACCGCAGTTAGAGGATGAAGTTGGTGGTGATATGATTGAAGAGCCAAAGTCGGGAATGGagtttaattcttttgaagaattaatggATTATTATAAGCAATATGCTAAGAAATCAGGGTTTGGGGTAATGATAAGAAGGACTGATAAGGGGGATGATGAGACTGTCCGATATGTCACGCTTGGTTGTGCCCGTGGTGGGAAGGCTAGGAATAGGACGTTGAATGTCGCCAGACCACGTCCAACGGGAAAAAcagaatgtaaggcaaagattaatgccttaaaagttgatGGAAAGTTCCGGATGACAACAGTTCATAATATTCATAACCATGGCCTTAGTCCAAATAAATCTCActtctttcgatgtaatagagaagtgagtgactcTGTAAAAAGAGTCCTAGATATAAACGATATGGCTGGCATccgaatgaataagagtttcggATCTCTCGTCGTTGGCGCTGGTGGATTCGAGAACCTTCCATTTTTAGAGAAGGATTGTCGTAATTATATCGACAAGGCAAGACATCTAAGGCTTGGGAAAGGTGGTGCTGAAGCGCTtcgagagtatttttgtaagatgcagtacaaaaatcctGGTTTCTTTGCACTGATTGATTTGGATGATGACGGGAGGTTAAGGAATGTCTTCTGGGcagacccccgtagtagggcaGCCTACCAATATTTCGGGgatgtggtcacattcgacactacatacctgacaaataggtatgggatgccctttgcaccatttgttgggaTAAACCACCATGGGCAGTCAATTCTGTTGGGAGCAGGAttgatttccagtgaggatacagagacctttgtgtggttattccagacgtggttgcagtgtatggatggtatcgCTCCGAAAGCTATTATCACCGATCAGGACagcgatgaaaaatgcaattgctatTGTCTTTCCTAAAAGCCGACATCGACTTTGTTTGTGGCATATTCTGAAAAAAGTTCCTGAGAAGCTGTCCTCTTATGCTTCCTACAAAAGTGGGATGAAGAAtgcattgatgaaatgtgtgtatgatACACAAACtgttgatgagtttgagaaatgttgggatcATTTTATCACCTCTTACAAGTTGCATGAGAATGCCTGGCTTTCAAGTTTATACACTGAGCGTGAGTATTGGGTGCCAGCATTCTTGAAGGACTGTTTTTGGGCTGGGATGAGTACAACGCAACGcagcgagagcatgaatgcttttttcgaTGGCTATGTTCATGCAaaaacaaacttgaaagaatttgtcGATCAGTTTGATAgtgcattgaaaaaaaaagttgagagtGAAAATAACTTGGACTTCCATTCATTTAGCGTTACCATTCcttgcatatctagatctcctatcgaaaagagatttcaagaactgtacacaaatgctaaatttaaGGAAGTTCAGATGCAACTTACTGGCATTATCGATTTGGATCCAGAGTTACTTAAGAGGGATGGTGCAGTAAAGACCTATCTGGTAGAGGACAAAGTTCGGGTTGAAGAGTTCACTAAGTCTGTTACGTTTTCTGTGGACTTTAGTGAGGAAAATGCAGATGCTAAGTGTTCGTGTGGTTTATTCCATATGAGGGGTATATTGTGCAGGCACATTCTCGCTGTATTTAAATGTAACGGGATAAAATCCCTGCCAGAGAAGTACATTTTAGAccgatggaggaaggatatcAAAAGGAGATACATGTTAATCGATACCAGCTATGACGCAGGGGATCAACGGCCAGATGCTTCcagatattcaagtctattaaaaATCTGTTATCAAATGATTACTCATGCAGCGGGTTCAAAAAAACATTCTGAGGATGCCACACATAAGTTACACGCCATGATTGAATTATATACTGAGAATCAAGAACCCCCATTGATTTCCCTCACTGGTTCGAATGTTGGTTGTACTCAAAATGACACAGGCACAGTGGGTAGCTCAAAACAAGTACTCAGTCCATTAGTTGTCAGAGGGAAAGGCAGACCCTGAGGAGAGCATCCAGAATGGAAAAAGACATACGGAGAGTTAAAGGAAAGACAAAGAAAGCAGAATTGAAACGGAAACAGGTACTCATTATTGAAGctttaaatatacatgtttatatcaataaatttattaatgcaaaaaCTTACTTATTGCCAATGCTACTTGTTTATTAGAGAGAAGGCGGAGATATACCAGTGCAAGACACGtgcaggaatttatttggcccatCAGAGGTAGATATTTCTAATGTTGGATACGTGCATATATATTaggaatatatatttgaattgttatatatatgtattgattttttatttatttattgaagctTGTCCAAGAGAAATCAGCTAATATGGTTGGTGGAACCCAGCTCGGAGAAAGGATGGTTGggagtcaagaaagtgtaatatTTCTACACTTTTTAATTGTTAAGAGTAATATTGACAATGCTGAAAATTTTTGTACATGAGCAATGTCATAGTGTCGATGCATAAGTctgttatatacatatatattatatatgatttgcaCCTCTTCGATTTTTGTATACATCTGAGTTACAACTGTAAAGTCTAGAGGGAAAGAGATGTATTCAAGATATATCATGCATGGTTAACAAAACTCATGATGCTCTACTAAagtatgaaataatatatatgaaacaaaCGTACTGTGGACTTTTTTTTTAGCGTCGtgtatgtttctttttctttcccagtGTTTTTCAGGCTGGGAAGGGGTTGGGTGATCAGTTGGGTTATATGCATTCTGCAGCTGCCGAAAGTGGGTTATATGCAGCACTGTAATACTCAGCAGAGATATATGCATCATGTGGGAGTTTTAATCAGGCAAAGAACTAAGTTTTAATATTGACTCTGTTTTAATATTGACTCAGCAGAGATCTAACAAGTTTGATCTGCTTTGCCATGTAACAGGGGTTGCATTGACCTCTTGGTTAGCTTGCATTCTGCAGCTGCCGAAAGTAAGCTGAAGGCAGTGTATAAGAAGTTCTGATGTTCAGAAAGGGGTGCTGTTGCGAAAGGCCTTTCAAGCAAGTCGTTAAACTTGTAATGCATTTTTAGAACAATTGTGGTGGTTTTCCAATAGGGGAGAGCTGCAGCTGCTGTTAtgatctttattatattttttttttcttcttcctttggtaGTTGTAGAAACAACTTGTGTGAAGTTCAGGTCTTTTACAGTTATTACTCAAAATTGTGACTTTGTGATCCCAAACTATAATGTTAAAAGAAGATCAATGTTTGTTGTGTCTCATTTGTATTTTTCGCCAATATGAGAGTTGCTGCCcatttactaggattgaagaaAAGCAACGGATATAGCTTGTACTAGGTTTGGTTTTGTTCATCCTGATGAACAAAATTATATagcttcttttttaattatatagcttGCAACGGAGGAATTTTGGCATGAATTATATAGCTtgatttttaattctttttgctCAAAAGTAGCTTCTTTTGGCATGTTAGGTAGCTTCTTTTTTAAGAAGTCATGTTTTGCTGTTTTACAACCATCTTTCTTATGAAAAATTCAGTTTGCCACCTAAATTGGATGACCTTACCTTTGATTCTATTGATGATGAGGAGGCTAAGGGGATGGAAAGACTAAAGAGAGTTTGTGGAGATTCAGTTATTGGAGGTGTTGAAAGGGTTGATTAGTGATAAGGCTCTGGATTCTCCATGCCATTTTTTTCGGATTTTCTAGGATGTTAAGTGCTAACAAAGTAGATGTACTTCAACGATCTGCCAGTAGGGAGGATTCCATCACAATGATCTGCCATTTCCTTTGATTATCTGTAATGAGAATCTTCCATATGACCTCCAAACAGAGGAAGCTactttccttatttatttagcCGTTTATTTTTGCTTGGCAATTTATTAGAGGCATCAGAGCCCCAGTAGGGAGGATTGAACCCTCCAGTTTATAGTCCCATGGTCCAATAAATGCTTATCCATATAAAATTCAAAGCCTGTATCTTCTGTCTCTTGCCGCTTCTGAGAAGGTATGAAACTTATTGGAACACAAAAAGTGttggtttcttcttctcctttttaaaataaaaaactagttTAACACACAAGGCTTTCGGTCTCCCTGTTGCATTTTCGGTTCTTGAAAGGACTGAGCCAAACAAATTATCACTGGATGGAACTTACAGTTATGCCTCTAGGTTCTCATTTAtactttcttttctgttttttttaggTCTGAAATGATAATGTTCATAGGAGATCTAAGCATGCcaaatttcaaataagaaacaattTCTGGAAGCATCTAGTTACCTGtaacattatttaaaagataagcCACAACATTGTCCCGACCATGTATAACTTAAGActtaaaaagtattataaaaatagcGAAATTGTTTACAAAATGattgtcaagaaaaaaaaaaaaggccaacaACATGGTGCAATATTACGCAAACAGGGATCAGATTGTTAATTCAACTTGCTCcaataataatgacaaaaacTACACGAATTGCataagtcaaaattaaattcccttCCAAAATGCAAGTACTTCCTGAATTAAATTCCCTTACACAGATACAAGTAGCTACTTCCACAAgtcattaacataaaatagaattagactATTGCATCAGACTAAGTTCTAACATCACCAACCAACATATAAACAAAGAATATATACATAGCAACTAACTTCCATCACTAATCCTAAGTAACTTATTTGCAAGACAAGTAACATGCTACAACAAATGCGGCAGCCCAATACACCCGAAGTAATTTGCATGAACGTCTTATTTTAGCTTCGCGAACAACAAGTGCCAACTCTTTGTTCACAACCTCATCATTTCTATTCGATAGCaccatctctctcatctcaatcTCATCCGCTCTCTTACGGAGGTCAATCTTGCTCTTTTCGATCTCGTCGAGTATCTTCTCCAGCTCTTTCTTGGTTCTTAACAGTTGATGATGAGTTTCTCCAAGATCGTAGTTTCTTACTTCATCCGCCTCTACCCATTTGAAATACttacaatatggtaatccctaatcattttaaacatcttttcaaaacttcttagatgcacataatattaacaaattttattgaacaTGAATGTAGTTACCTTCGTGTTGTACTtaggacaccctaagaagggtcgtcctggattttTTGCAGTAGATGAGTATCTCAGTTGGGCTTCAACTTCACAGAAGCATAATGGTCGACACAGAGTTTGTTCACCAAAATATGAAGAAGAGTCCGTGGTGAATGAtgagatattcttaaatttaatctaATAGAGACAAACATTATAGTTAAATTGAAATGGTGTAAAATATACGTATGTTTATACCTACTGcattatagttaaattcaagGCCAAGCATTATTAATATGATAGTACTCAATTAGGTTAGTATTAATCTTATTAATCTACGTCTGTTTTACCTACTGCATTATAGTActgtatatattataacaatgaTGAAATTATCAACATGAAACAGAGCTATATTTGTACGTGCATATATGCAAATTTCTCTTTAAGACTATATTAATGCCGGAAGTTGGAGCAATATTAATGCCTACAGATGGTGCAATATTAATGACTATATTAAAACAGAGAGAGATGTTATGGGCTGAAGAAACACTACCAAATCAAATAAACCGGGTGCAATTTCCTTATAAATGTAATTGATATTgtctaaatcaaataaattagttGCAATTTTGAATCTAAAACAAATGTTATTTCAAATAAGTGAGAGTTTCCAAATATATCATTTacggttagggttagggtttccagattcgaaaaatagaaataatcatgTGCACATTCAATATTTCTAAATCAAATGCTATTTCGAATAAATGAGACTAATCGAAATCTCCCAATTATGGTTAGGGTTTCCACAAATTCAAAACTAAACCCATACCGATTGGGTGATTTTGAGAACACCCATGAGATCGAGGATTCAAGAGAATGAGAACAACCATCTAGTTCAAGAGAAACCCGATACCTGTGACTCCCTTCGTGTTTCGTCTGGCAGCACATTGGTGGGCAAAATTGTTTGAGGAGAAGTTTGTGCCCACCCATCGTAACTTTGTGGGGAAATGGAGCACGCCGCAAGCTTGGAGCTGTTTATAGTGCGAGCTGAAGATTGGCATTCTTCGTGCGATTTCATGGGTGTAGTGCGAGCTGAAGACCGTATTTCTTCGTGCGATTCCATGGGTGTTTTAGGGTTCGTCTTCAGACCTAAGGTGCAGATTGCGGGTTCTTACTTGATTTAGAAAGCATTAAGCCTGAAACAGACATAAGGTGCAAATGCACCGTTTGACTTAAGGtgcaaacgcaccgtttcaataATGTTGAGTTGGAATCGGGTACGCGGCGTGTCCCCCGTCCCGGGTGcaactagcatttttcataaatcataCCCATTTCCTGTAGATTTCGTGCAGATCGAATATGTGCAGATCGTACCCATTTCGTGCAGATCGTACCCATTCAGTAAATAAACCCCTTCAAActtctataatttttaatgtctAGATctaaagaagataaaaaaaatttcatcacaCCATTGCAGAAATTACCCGTCGAATTTCTACAAAAatgaacagaatcagaaaggaAATCATACCCATATACACAATCTCACGGCAATGAAACAAATTTGTTCAAATTTCTTACCATTGACAAAGAAGATCTGTAAcaaagaaacagagagagagagagaaatgaaagagacgGAGAGGTGGGGGTTGTTCTTCGTGGACGACGGGCAGATTTGTGTACACCTAATGACTCAGTCGTTGTGTGGTTGCAAGCGGTTGAGAGTTTTGTGAAGGAGAGACTGCGTCTCAGTCAGGGAGACCAAGTGGGAGAGAGTTTTGTGAGAAATCTTCATGGCGTCGGCGctggagaaagaagaagagaagataTTTAGGGCGTTTgttttttagatgagttgagatcaaagttaaaaaattaaataaaatattgttagaatatattttttaatattattgttattttgaaatttaaaaaggttgaattatttattttattttatgtagaaatttaaaaaaattgtaatgatgagatgagatgaaatgtttttagaaaacaaacaaggcctaggATTTCTGAGAGAGGGCGAGAGAcaagaaaggaagaaggaaagtaaatatttagaatatatttgaatgttgaagttagttaagttgaattgagatgataaaatattattataatattattttttaatattattattattttaaaattttaaaaaattgaattatttattatattttattttaaaatttaaaaaaattataataatgagttgagataactCGTGTTTTCTGAAAGGGAGATAGAGACGGTGAGAGTTTTgtgagaaattaagataaagtgggataaaaattttatattttatttgaagtttaaaatattatattttaatattattattatttttaaatttaaaaaatttaaattatttattatattttatataaaaaaattttaaaaaaattatgataagataaaaattttatattttatcgcTCCCAACCTACCGTAATGGTGTCGGTGCTGacgaagaaaaaagagaaaaagggaaagagagtaagagagagacagacgggaaaataagataaaaaatatatttagggTTTTCCCTTTAAATGGAGTCTCAAGGGGTGGAGGATTGGGCTTCTGCGAAATTTGGGCTTTGCAGGCGGGAAAAAGtactattttaaaattctttccatgtaaaaaaatttaaaaattttatgtacagatatttttataatttttttttatattttattaatgtgattatttatattatttttttattataagataattatttttaaataattatagcagtagaataaataaaaaatatgtaaaaataactgtatataattaaactaaaaaattatcataaaaaaattttcgctctttataaaattgttataaaaaatacttaacccttaaaaaaataaacattaatctTTGGCAGcatgttattttctttagttttataTTCGGtgattattgaatttatttgttacatTCTAGTATTGGACATTATATTGCTTTTGCTTCTGACTATTTTACATACGATTAGTTacaaatttagaattaaaaatactcattttttattaatgtttacaaaaaagtttctcaaaaattttgacatcaattaaatttatatagtttttatttttagtggtGTTTAATACTTCAGTATTTATGTTTTTACccaataatcaaataaatatttataggtACTATTGTGTGAATACTTCAAGTATTTATTGATTTTCGTATTaatgagaaatttttatttgattattctctattgtatgaatttaatttatgtGGGACATTAGACAAGTTTTCCTACACATATTTAGTAATACTTGGTGCAGGTGTCGAACTATGAAGTTAGATTCAGGAAGCAACACATCGAGATAAATAATTAGATCATGAATTAGAACCATCACGTCAgtttagataaattattattaaagtcagttATTTGATAGCCACTTTTTATGTATCACGCATGTCATAATATATGCAAACATATTATTCAGTATAACATACGATTATGCCATTTCGCATCATGTCCAAATTCagtaattttaattatgtatgtattatatcaTGCACTTCACATCGCACAAGATACGTAAGTTTTCTTAAGTTAAAGTGcaagataaaattatatcagtttaaTCATATGGTCAT
This sequence is a window from Juglans regia cultivar Chandler unplaced genomic scaffold, Walnut 2.0 Scaffold_25922, whole genome shotgun sequence. Protein-coding genes within it:
- the LOC109019318 gene encoding protein FAR1-RELATED SEQUENCE 1-like, whose product is MEFNSFEELMDYYKQYAKKSGFGVMIRRTDKGDDETVRYVTLGCARGGKARNRTLNVARPRPTGKTECKAKINALKVDGKFRMTTVHNIHNHGLSPNKSHFFRCNREVSDSVKRVLDINDMAGIRMNKSFGSLVVGAGGFENLPFLEKDCRNYIDKARHLRLGKGGAEALREYFCKMQYKNPGFFALIDLDDDGSVWMVSLRKLLSPIRTAMKNAIAIVFPKSRHRLCLWHILKKVPEKLSSYASYKSGMKNALMKCVYDTQTVDEFEKCWDHFITSYKLHENAWLSSLYTEREYWVPAFLKDCFWAGMSTTQRSESMNAFFDGYVHAKTNLKEFVDQFDSALKKKEVQMQLTGIIDLDPELLKRDGAVKTYLVEDKVRVEEFTKSVTFSVDFSEENADAKCSCGLFHMRGILCRHILAVFKCNGIKSLPEKYILDRWRKDIKRRYMLIDTSYDAGDQRPDASRYSSLLKICYQMITHAAGSKKHSEDATHKLHAMIELYTENQEPPLISLTGSNVGCTQNDTGTVGSSKQVLSPLVVRGKGRP